CCCGGGATTAATAACAAAACCGTCACAATTCCTATTTTTTTGAATATAATCAATAATTTCACCTTCACTGTTTGATTGGAAACAATTAACCTCGCACTTCTGAGATTTTGCAAATTCAAATATTTTGTTATTAATGTCTTCCAGTGTTAATGTACCATATATGGCAGGTTCTCTTTCACCTAGAAGATTTAAATTGGGGCCATGAATAACATGAATAATAATTTGTTTCATAGATTCCTCTAAAAATAATACAATAACCTTAAAATATTTTTAAAAACCATATTGAGTAATTAGATGAGTTGCCTTTATTTTTGCAAGTACATTTGAATCTTCACTAACTATCGAATAAAGCAAATCTCGGGATTCATCTGTTTTTCCTGATTCATACAAAAGCATCGATATATATATTCTGGCATAAGAATAATTATTGGCATTAACATCAGTTTTAGCCACATATAGATCAAAATAGCGTTTGGCTATCCCTAAATTTCGTTGTATAAACATATATATTAATCCTGCATAATATAATGATTCATGTGCATATTCATCGTCATATCGTGAAGCAATGGTAAAATAATTCAAAGCCTGAGTATAATTACTATTTTTATACAAAAGCAAGCCATAATAATAATTAGACAATGAAATTAATTTATTCCTTTTTACTCCGTATGTGTAAATGTTCTGATAATTCTTTCTATCATTCTGTTCATAGTAATATAATAATAAATATTTGATAATATCATCTGCGTATTCAGTTTTTATAATAGTATTAAGTTTTCCCAGCGATATGTTTAAAGCCTTATCATAATTACCCAGATTAAAATAAGCAATTGCCATAATACTGTATTGCACATTTTCAACTTCTTTCTTTCGTATATATTGAATCAGTTCAAGAGCTTTTTCAAATTCTTTGCGTTCTAGGTAAATCTGTGCCAGGCTAATTTTTGCATCATCCGACTTACTGCTATCAGGTTTTTTTAGCAAAACTTTGGAATAATAATCTATTGCCATAGTATTATCCCCATTTAACCTGTAATACTGTGCTATTGAATAGCAAACCGTGACGTAATAATTTTCTTCATCTTCAACATAAGGGATAATTTCAATAGCTATATCTGGTTGACGGTTGTTTAATGCCGTATCAGCAATAATTAACAAATCATCTTTGTTATAGTCTTGAAGTGGAACTTTCATGAAATACAGCAATGCTGTTGTATAATCTTTAATTGCATATAAACTTTTTGCCAGCCATTTAATTAATAATTTTGTTGTCAAATCATCAATATTCAAATAATCACTACCCTGCAATATTTTAATAATTGTATGATACTGTTTCAATTCATAAAGAGATAATACATAAAATAATAGTACCGAACGCTCACGGGGTCTTCCTTTAGTAGCTAAATACTGTGCATAATAGTTTGCTGCTGCTTGATAGTTTTTCTTTTTATACGCTTCATCTCCTTTTTCTATAAATACCTTACCTGCAGTTATAGAAGTATAATAGTTTTTGGTAATAAATGAATAATATTTATCAACATTTACACCCTGCTCTTTTAAAACTATCGACAAATCATAGATAACTTCTTCCAATCCTACCTTCTTTGGGAAACGAGTTATCAATTGGTCCATAGCTTCCGTTGCTTTTTGAGTATTTTTAATTTTTATATATGATTCTGCCAACAAAATTAATACTTCATATCTGTTTTCAATCTTCTGATTTTTTAGATATTTATTCCCATATTCTATTGCATCATTGTATCGTTCTCTTTTAAAAGCATCGATAGCTTTCACATAATCAAGTTCTATCAAAAATTGTGAAAACGGGTTATTTTCCTTGATTGCTTCAAATGTTTCAAGCGCTTTTGTTATGTCCCCCTGAATTACATAGACCTGAGCCAATAAAAAAAGCATTTCATCTCTATTTTCTTCATATTGGTATTTTTCGAGCATGAAATCTAAAAGTCGTTTGGCATCATCATAGCGCGCAGTGGTTATGTATAATCTGGTTAATGTCATCATTACATATTTTTGATTTTCCGGCTCACTGATAGAAGTGGCATTTTCCAGATATGGGATTGCTTTTTCATTATTATTATTTTTTAGATATACTTTTGCCAACTCAAATGATGCTTTGCTTCTTAATTCTATATCGTTGCTATTTGTATACACTTCTTCTAGCAATGCTATCCCTTCATCCAAATCCTTGGTATTTAAAAGTATTTTTCCTAATTCGTATTTTGCATTATAATGATATGGCACATCATCAGTAGAAATCATAATATATGATTTTAAATTTAAACGTGCATTATAGATATCACCCAACGCTATATATGACAGGGCTTTAAAATATTGTACGCTCATAAAAGATGGAAGGCGTAACATGCTGTCAGGAATTTCATTTAAATATTTAATTGCCTGCCAGTGTTTTCCCATAAGCTGATATATCCTGCCAACCAATAGCCTTGCTTTGGATGCAATAGTAGTATCGCTGGTAGCATGAATTAAAGGTTCAAGCATATCCAGCGCTTCATCATACCGTTCACTTAAGAATAATGCTTCACCAATTTTTATTATTCTATTACTGTCTTCATATTTTTTTGAACTGATAGTTAATGCTTTTTTCCATTCTATGATTGCTTCGTCATATCGTTTTTGATTGAAGTATATTTCCCCTATACGATCATATGCATTGATAATAAGCTGCTTATTTTTACTTTGGGCAATAAATCTATTGTATTCTTCTATAGATTTAATGTAATCATTCAGAAAAAAATATGACTCGGCTATCCAGTACCGTGCTTCACTGCATAGATCAGGTGTAGTGCATAAAAGAAGGAATCTGTTTAACTCAAATATAGCTGAGCGATATTGTTTTTGATAAAATATCGACAATGCTAAATAATACCATGCTTTATCTTTATATGAATCATTTGCATCAATTATCTTTCTGAATATCAACTCTGATGACCCATAATTCCCCATCCTGAAGGCTTCCATCCCTTGCTCAAATAGCTGGGAACTTTCAATTGCATACAAAGCTATTCTAGTAATTATCAAAAAAATATATATAGTGAATACTATCCTTTTCATTCAAGCCCTGCAAATGATAATAGTTTTGTTAAAATATAATTTGTTGCCATTGTTCGTATCTGTTCACGGCTACCTGCAAATTGTATCTGTGTGGTAAACGTAGTGTCCCCTGCAATGCCAAAGCAAACTAACCCAACTGGTTTATCTTTACTTCCACCATCTGGTCCTGCTATACCTGTTGTTGAAATTCCAAAATCAGCATCAAATTTTTCTTTAACGCCCTCAGCCATTTCCAAAGCTGTCTGCTGACTCACCGCACCGAATTTTTGTAATGTACTGGAACTAACAT
The sequence above is drawn from the Spirochaetota bacterium genome and encodes:
- the aroQ gene encoding type II 3-dehydroquinate dehydratase, with product MIIHVIHGPNLNLLGEREPAIYGTLTLEDINNKIFEFAKSQKCEVNCFQSNSEGEIIDYIQKNRNCDGFVINPGAYTHTSIAIRDCIASTGLPTVEVHLSNIHSRERFRRHSYIAPVCIGQICGFGYYSYILALKALLHYIDNYSK
- a CDS encoding tetratricopeptide repeat protein, giving the protein MKRIVFTIYIFLIITRIALYAIESSQLFEQGMEAFRMGNYGSSELIFRKIIDANDSYKDKAWYYLALSIFYQKQYRSAIFELNRFLLLCTTPDLCSEARYWIAESYFFLNDYIKSIEEYNRFIAQSKNKQLIINAYDRIGEIYFNQKRYDEAIIEWKKALTISSKKYEDSNRIIKIGEALFLSERYDEALDMLEPLIHATSDTTIASKARLLVGRIYQLMGKHWQAIKYLNEIPDSMLRLPSFMSVQYFKALSYIALGDIYNARLNLKSYIMISTDDVPYHYNAKYELGKILLNTKDLDEGIALLEEVYTNSNDIELRSKASFELAKVYLKNNNNEKAIPYLENATSISEPENQKYVMMTLTRLYITTARYDDAKRLLDFMLEKYQYEENRDEMLFLLAQVYVIQGDITKALETFEAIKENNPFSQFLIELDYVKAIDAFKRERYNDAIEYGNKYLKNQKIENRYEVLILLAESYIKIKNTQKATEAMDQLITRFPKKVGLEEVIYDLSIVLKEQGVNVDKYYSFITKNYYTSITAGKVFIEKGDEAYKKKNYQAAANYYAQYLATKGRPRERSVLLFYVLSLYELKQYHTIIKILQGSDYLNIDDLTTKLLIKWLAKSLYAIKDYTTALLYFMKVPLQDYNKDDLLIIADTALNNRQPDIAIEIIPYVEDEENYYVTVCYSIAQYYRLNGDNTMAIDYYSKVLLKKPDSSKSDDAKISLAQIYLERKEFEKALELIQYIRKKEVENVQYSIMAIAYFNLGNYDKALNISLGKLNTIIKTEYADDIIKYLLLYYYEQNDRKNYQNIYTYGVKRNKLISLSNYYYGLLLYKNSNYTQALNYFTIASRYDDEYAHESLYYAGLIYMFIQRNLGIAKRYFDLYVAKTDVNANNYSYARIYISMLLYESGKTDESRDLLYSIVSEDSNVLAKIKATHLITQYGF